From Plutella xylostella chromosome 23, ilPluXylo3.1, whole genome shotgun sequence:
GGCTACGAAGAGTAAcagattattaaaatactaacGAGCTATCATTGCTCCGGCCAGTAATGAGACCAGTCGGCTATTGTTACTCTGTAGCCGTCAcggattttttatttcatttaaaagatGATCGCAAATTAATTGGAGATGGACACCGGAGACGCTTTGTTCGGTGCCGGTtacaatttgttttatttgtacctacatgATACGCGATTATTTGAGTTTCAGTACTTGTACGCGTTTACAGTAAGCGTTTTTTGGAATTCGAACCTATTGCGAACTTATATCGGATTCgaaatgtacctatacctatacctacttattggaTTGGACACTAAAATTATACAGTATTTTTTGAAATTCGAACCAGCCCAACCCTATCACGAACCCCCTTACGCGAACTTCTTTTAAAAACTATTATCGGATTCCAAATGTAAcgtaaatgttacttcgttttgacttcagCCCTTTCCCGTAAAAGTGTCTACCAAACATACATCGATTTATAAACCTTCTCGTTTATAAGCAGTCGGTTAACTAGCACAATCTCATTGCTAACCCCCCCTATCTTCCAGCTGACTGCTCGTGGTGCAACAAGGCGCTCTCCGGCGAGGGAACGCTGCAGCAGGCGGGAGCGTCGTTCTGCTCCGAGGTGTGCTTCAGCCAATCACGGAGAGCCAACTTCAAGCGCGCCAAGACCTGTGATTGGTGCCGGCACGTGCGGCATACGGTCGCGTATGTGGACTTTCAGGTGATTGGCTTTTCGTAATCTAGTAGGTATGATGTAGGTAGGACGTGTGTGTTTGTCTTGACTCTTTACATAGAACCATTAAAGTCGTTTGAGAGTGTCTTTAGTACTTAGTTTTCTGCCATAGGTTTAATCGGATGCATTTAAAAGTTATGCCCTATTTCTTAGCTATTATTATGGTCCGTGTTTTAAGGAGTCAGTTTTGTGACGCATATACCTACTCCAGCAGTTTACGACTGTTAGATGATAGATGAATTCGTCTTGTATGTTGATGTAACTACTTCCCtaattaacaaaatgtttcTCTCTTTCCAGGACGGCGCCACACAACTCCAGTTCTGCTCAGACAAATGTCTCAACCAGTACAAGATGCACATCTTCTGCCGCGAGACACAGGCACACCTCGACTTGAACCCTCACCTGGTGGCGGCGGCGACCGGCGCCAACCTCATCACCCCAGACCTGTGGCTCAAGAACTGCCGCAGCAGATCCGCCTCGCCCAACTCCGAAAGATCTACGCCACCACAAGGAGAGAATACCCCGAAAATCACGCCGGAAAAACCAGAGCCAACACGGCCTAGGAAATCCCCACTACCGCTGATCACTGTCGCTCCGACAGCGAAGCTCATGAAGCCGAAAAGGACGTCGGAAGAGCGGAGCCAAAAGTCTCCGGAAGCTAAAAAGGATTTGAGGAACAAAGTCAATCTGCGGAAGCGGAGAACGTCCAAATGTTCTTCAACTGTGACGTCACAGACTCGACAGCACACGACGACCCCTAAAGCGCAGGATCTGCGCATGTGCAGTCCGCCAGGCATGGATGGACCGTCCCCAGCGTCCACCGTTGGGACGGGCTTGCACTCACCTCCGCACCCGATCAACCCGCATCAAATGCCGCCTCCGTTCCAGAATCCTCTGTTCGGGATGCCTCCAGCACCGCCGTTCATGGACTTTCCCCACGGTCCAATGCACGACCCGAGACATCCGAACATGTTTCCGCCTCGACCACCCTTCATGCCTCGACCGGGGATGGCCATGCCACAAGAGAGGCCGCGACTGCCATTCCCAC
This genomic window contains:
- the LOC105389350 gene encoding sine oculis-binding protein homolog, whose product is MGSTTPSTSSSPPRPVKKENEEEIKEFAETAMNELLGWYGYERLELRRWAASRAKDASSPEQANEHKDKADCSWCNKALSGEGTLQQAGASFCSEVCFSQSRRANFKRAKTCDWCRHVRHTVAYVDFQDGATQLQFCSDKCLNQYKMHIFCRETQAHLDLNPHLVAAATGANLITPDLWLKNCRSRSASPNSERSTPPQGENTPKITPEKPEPTRPRKSPLPLITVAPTAKLMKPKRTSEERSQKSPEAKKDLRNKVNLRKRRTSKCSSTVTSQTRQHTTTPKAQDLRMCSPPGMDGPSPASTVGTGLHSPPHPINPHQMPPPFQNPLFGMPPAPPFMDFPHGPMHDPRHPNMFPPRPPFMPRPGMAMPQERPRLPFPLNVPQPLGQPPPVTVLVPYPVVLPIPIPIPVPIPMSAFLRAHMTNPTKVKTEPTNDENEGPLDFTMNSDKNNEEPNVEVNPKATEPEPVETSEVNERIEEDDRTDEGSETGNPEQTLPKFKITRLGNKLAKIVTKPRDLSESSRPLRKRRRLVEVSNDEDTLMPKPRKIVQV